The Haemorhous mexicanus isolate bHaeMex1 chromosome 5, bHaeMex1.pri, whole genome shotgun sequence genome contains a region encoding:
- the CACNG2 gene encoding voltage-dependent calcium channel gamma-2 subunit produces MLTCPRPLTPVPFLHAPFSSLSHLCCSFCPALPLSSAGAVRASSIFPILSVILLFMGGLCIAASEFYKTRHNIILSAGIFFVSAGLSNIIGIIVYISANAGDPSKSDSKKNSYSYGWSFYFGALSFIIAEMVGVLAVHMFIDRHKQLRANARATDYLQSSAITRIPSYRYRYQRRSRSSSRSTEPSHSRDASPVGIKGFNTLPSTEISMYTLTRDPLKATTTPTATYNSDRDNSFLQVHNCIQKENKDSIHTNTANRRTTPV; encoded by the exons ATGCTCACGTGCCCCCGTCCCCTCACTCCGGTGCCATTTCTCCATgcccctttttcctctctctcacACCTGTGTTGTTCTTTCTGTCCcgccctccctctctcctctgcaggggctgttaGAGCCTCTAGTATTTTCCCGATCCTGAGTGTGATTCTGCTTTTCATGGGTGGACTCTGCATTGCAGCCAGCGAGTTCTACAAAACCCGACACAACATCATCCTTAGTGCCGGCATCTTCTTCGTGTCTGCAG GTCTGAGTAATATAATTGGCATCATCGTATACATATCAGCCAACGCTGGAGACCCCTCCAAGAGTGACTCCAAGAAGAACAGCTACTCCTACGGCTGGTCCTTCTATTTCGGGGCCCTGTCCTTCATTATAGCTGAGATGGTGGGAGTGCTGGCTGTCCACATGTTCATAGACCGGCACAAACAGCTGCGTGCCAACGCTCGTGCCACGGACTACCTCCAGTCCTCCGCCATCACCCGCATCCCCAGCTACCGGTACCGCTATCAGAGACGCAGTCGCTCCAGCTCCCGCTCCACCGAGCCTTCACACTCCAGGGATGCCTCTCCTGTCGGGATCAAAGGGTTCAACACCCTGCCATCAACAGAGATCTCGATGTACACCCTGACCAGGGACCCACTGAAGGCAACCACCACCCCCACCGCCACCTACAACTCCGACAGGGATAACAGTTTCCTCCAGGTTCACAACTGTATCCAGAAAGAGAACAAGGACTCTATCCACACCAACACAGCCAACCGCCGGACCACCCCGGTATGA